From a single Fulvivirga ulvae genomic region:
- a CDS encoding T9SS type A sorting domain-containing protein: MKKLALIIACGVCSVCACLSVYAQDPVAVSLSIDDGGKIRPTNVRVQFEVEGKAQIDYLKINSAGKYAATKLGYDENAVFKEVADLKAGGFQFLKMTLKDLGSTNWNQMMLSLNEEYPNRKVIIGNYIAGAEDLGDGWFRINIPLKDLQPVAPISHMVLPHAFNANIGIRDITFTGDKEPLQWFGSEKFDNARKDNQPAQSELIFANDGVFVDEIRLKMLTQGNDLIQSSMLYHYFNPALLQGENKMLGVVTDKSGNTYYSDTVNFDLPNGLTYAVQPVSCYGGVDGSIDITVEGGTPPFTYAWSNGATTEDVTGLAADLYSIQVTDSLHKTIEATIEVQQPNSMSAGLSRDHCYDDQAFLNVYGGSGSYHYSVDGAAFEKLGTVDKEEVWNFQNSNISSREGYIWRTTGIAEDGHNNVYFAGEYNGLLKFGSHSVGGIDKKGNYLIKIDSVGGFAWAVYSEDNEPNEYRRSLSPDITVDQEGNSTFIIEVNSNYISLIPSGIRLAKGSYLVHHDQKGNLQWIKEFGVGLSHIITDASGNIYAVGRQFYSTTTGNGVSDLYMAKLNRAGELQWKKDISGKLGERNNDIFIDLGGNIFIVGGFSGDIDFGGLKLQASGLDDAYIAKLNNDGQVLWAQSGGDSNNDDTGYTITEDGKGHVFATITFNGNHGKFGEYISSQAEQVLLMLDSKDGTFLWARPYFEAGFLDVDNAYGLVTLWDRIYLSAQGFTLILREGEDFDRFRYYDNVLFEFDYSGDLHSLRELDEYDYENNNNTPIATTRDNHLLMKNALGGASIIKYGAPMKQSIPIAPENQYITVKDDNVCSFTLYDLTFEDLPPAPPSICYITSGHNGNNLYFTSGEQNEPVVAYNIYKETFATGEYELVGSTGEDVFEFLDSTAITLERGYQYVVTGIDGCGNESAFGNPHRTMHLTVNEGNLGQINLIWDGYEGFDYNSFKIYRGSSPANMELLTSVPDYLHTFTDLDPSPFTLYYQIRVENDGSCSAGQSLNMAGRHAEEGTAMEVTSNVAASFKEAGNLTFYPNPAHDRISVTFSPDGDQYQMQVIDLSGRVVKQIDGIFDRAVIERGNLPAGIYNVVLSKSSGKRLHGRVAFR; the protein is encoded by the coding sequence ATGAAAAAATTGGCTTTAATTATCGCATGCGGTGTGTGCAGTGTTTGCGCGTGCCTGTCAGTTTATGCCCAGGATCCTGTGGCAGTAAGTTTAAGTATTGACGATGGGGGCAAAATTCGGCCCACAAATGTGCGGGTTCAGTTTGAGGTTGAAGGGAAAGCTCAAATTGATTATTTAAAAATCAACAGTGCAGGTAAGTATGCTGCTACTAAACTCGGCTATGATGAAAATGCTGTTTTTAAAGAAGTTGCAGACTTGAAAGCAGGAGGCTTTCAGTTTTTGAAAATGACTTTGAAGGATCTCGGGTCAACCAATTGGAACCAAATGATGCTCAGCCTGAATGAAGAGTACCCCAACCGTAAGGTTATTATTGGCAACTACATTGCAGGTGCGGAAGACCTGGGAGACGGCTGGTTCCGGATTAATATACCTCTTAAAGACTTGCAACCTGTGGCGCCTATCAGCCACATGGTACTTCCACATGCTTTCAACGCCAACATAGGCATAAGGGATATCACCTTTACAGGAGATAAAGAGCCTCTGCAATGGTTTGGCAGCGAAAAATTTGACAATGCCCGAAAAGATAACCAGCCAGCTCAAAGTGAACTGATATTTGCCAACGATGGAGTATTTGTCGATGAAATAAGGCTTAAAATGTTGACCCAGGGAAATGACCTGATACAAAGCTCAATGCTTTATCATTACTTTAATCCTGCTTTATTGCAGGGCGAAAACAAAATGTTGGGTGTAGTTACTGACAAATCCGGCAATACGTATTACTCTGACACTGTAAATTTTGATTTGCCCAATGGGCTGACGTATGCCGTTCAGCCTGTTAGCTGTTATGGAGGCGTTGATGGAAGCATCGATATCACTGTAGAAGGAGGTACACCTCCATTTACCTATGCATGGAGCAATGGCGCAACTACTGAGGATGTAACAGGTTTGGCGGCAGACCTATATAGCATACAAGTGACTGATTCACTTCATAAAACTATTGAAGCAACCATTGAGGTGCAGCAGCCAAATAGCATGAGTGCAGGACTCTCCAGGGATCATTGTTACGATGATCAGGCTTTTCTAAATGTCTATGGAGGCAGCGGCTCTTACCACTATAGTGTAGACGGAGCTGCTTTCGAAAAATTGGGAACTGTTGACAAAGAGGAGGTTTGGAACTTTCAAAACAGCAATATTAGCAGTAGGGAAGGCTATATCTGGCGCACAACAGGCATAGCGGAGGATGGACACAACAACGTGTATTTTGCAGGAGAATACAATGGGCTGCTTAAATTCGGTAGTCACTCGGTAGGAGGAATAGACAAAAAAGGTAATTATTTAATTAAAATAGACTCTGTTGGAGGGTTTGCATGGGCAGTTTATTCGGAAGATAATGAACCCAATGAATATCGCCGCAGTTTATCCCCGGATATTACTGTAGACCAGGAAGGCAATAGTACCTTTATTATTGAAGTAAATAGTAATTATATTTCCCTGATCCCATCCGGCATAAGATTAGCCAAAGGTTCATATTTAGTCCATCATGATCAGAAAGGTAACTTGCAATGGATAAAGGAGTTTGGCGTTGGCCTTAGCCATATAATAACCGATGCATCGGGTAATATATATGCTGTCGGGCGACAGTTTTATTCTACCACTACAGGAAATGGTGTTTCTGATCTGTATATGGCAAAGCTTAACCGGGCCGGAGAATTGCAATGGAAGAAAGACATTTCAGGAAAGTTAGGGGAAAGGAACAACGATATTTTTATTGACCTGGGAGGAAACATTTTTATCGTAGGAGGTTTTTCAGGTGACATAGATTTTGGAGGTCTGAAATTGCAGGCATCAGGCCTTGACGATGCCTACATAGCTAAGCTTAATAATGATGGGCAAGTATTATGGGCCCAATCGGGAGGTGACTCGAATAATGATGATACCGGATATACTATTACAGAAGATGGTAAGGGGCACGTGTTTGCCACAATTACTTTTAATGGCAACCACGGTAAATTTGGAGAATACATTTCATCCCAGGCTGAGCAGGTACTATTGATGCTCGACAGTAAGGATGGCACCTTTCTTTGGGCAAGGCCATATTTTGAAGCGGGATTCCTGGATGTGGATAACGCCTATGGCCTGGTTACGCTGTGGGACAGGATTTATTTGTCAGCGCAAGGCTTTACTTTAATCCTGAGAGAAGGAGAGGATTTTGACCGTTTTCGCTATTATGATAACGTTTTATTCGAATTCGATTATTCAGGAGACCTGCATTCGTTAAGGGAGCTGGATGAGTATGATTATGAGAATAACAATAATACGCCCATTGCGACTACACGGGATAACCATCTGCTTATGAAAAACGCTTTGGGAGGAGCATCTATTATAAAATATGGAGCTCCCATGAAACAATCTATACCCATTGCTCCCGAAAACCAGTACATTACAGTCAAGGATGACAATGTCTGTTCCTTTACCCTCTATGACCTTACCTTTGAAGATTTACCACCCGCTCCACCTTCCATCTGCTATATCACATCTGGACACAACGGCAACAACTTGTACTTTACGTCGGGTGAGCAAAATGAGCCTGTAGTTGCCTACAATATCTACAAGGAAACATTCGCAACTGGTGAATACGAACTGGTCGGTTCGACAGGAGAGGATGTATTTGAGTTTTTAGACTCTACGGCCATTACCCTCGAAAGGGGCTACCAATATGTAGTAACCGGTATCGACGGCTGTGGAAACGAATCAGCTTTCGGTAATCCCCACCGCACCATGCACCTTACGGTAAATGAAGGCAACCTGGGGCAAATCAATCTAATTTGGGATGGTTATGAGGGTTTTGATTACAACAGCTTTAAGATTTATCGCGGTTCGTCACCTGCCAACATGGAGTTACTGACCAGCGTACCCGACTATCTCCATACCTTTACAGATCTGGATCCTTCTCCATTTACACTGTATTATCAGATAAGGGTCGAAAATGACGGCAGTTGCTCCGCAGGTCAGTCATTAAATATGGCAGGTCGGCACGCTGAGGAAGGTACTGCCATGGAAGTTACTTCAAATGTAGCAGCCAGCTTTAAAGAAGCCGGTAACCTAACGTTTTACCCCAATCCCGCACATGACCGCATCAGCGTCACGTTCAGCCCCGATGGAGACCAGTACCAGATGCAAGTGATCGATCTCAGTGGCCGCGTAGTAAAGCAAATAGACGGAATATTTGACAGAGCCGTTATAGAACGCGGGAACTTGCCGGCGGGTATCTATAATGTGGTGCTGAGTAAGAGTTCTGGAAAACGATTACATGGAAGAGTGGCATTTCGGTGA
- a CDS encoding NADP-dependent oxidoreductase has protein sequence MEAAILEEFGSKLSVKEQPTPEPKEGEVLVKIKASGVNPVDAKLAQGYMKDRLPHEFPMILGWDMAGIVEKRGHGARRFSVGDEVFAYARRPELNNHGTFADYISVPESYLAKKPINISFEEAGAIPLAGLTAYQCLFEVGKVKLDDTVMILGASGGVGSFAVQMAKYEGAQVVAVASKENHDYLRELGADHCLDYKSQKIEEVIWDIVPDGVDLVFDAVGGGATLQGARSLKEGGRLISITNQGDGLPDHIRFHFVFTEPNARQLDHIREMVEAGTLKVNITKEYNLDNINDAFKQIETGHTTGKIVVKM, from the coding sequence ATGGAAGCTGCAATATTAGAAGAGTTTGGAAGCAAATTGTCTGTAAAAGAGCAACCTACGCCTGAACCGAAAGAAGGGGAGGTGCTCGTGAAAATTAAGGCCTCCGGAGTAAATCCCGTAGATGCCAAACTGGCTCAGGGGTATATGAAAGATAGGCTACCTCATGAATTTCCCATGATTCTAGGGTGGGATATGGCCGGCATAGTAGAAAAAAGAGGCCATGGAGCCAGGAGGTTCAGTGTTGGAGATGAAGTATTTGCATATGCCCGCAGGCCGGAGCTAAATAATCATGGTACATTTGCAGATTATATATCTGTTCCCGAAAGCTATCTGGCCAAAAAACCGATAAATATTAGCTTTGAGGAGGCTGGGGCCATACCTTTGGCTGGTCTCACTGCTTACCAGTGTCTTTTTGAAGTAGGAAAGGTCAAGCTTGATGATACGGTAATGATTTTGGGAGCATCAGGAGGCGTAGGTTCGTTTGCTGTGCAGATGGCCAAGTATGAAGGAGCCCAGGTGGTGGCTGTTGCAAGCAAGGAAAATCATGATTACCTCAGAGAACTTGGTGCTGACCATTGCCTGGATTATAAATCCCAGAAAATAGAAGAGGTAATATGGGACATAGTGCCGGATGGAGTTGATCTGGTATTTGATGCGGTAGGTGGAGGTGCCACACTGCAAGGTGCCCGAAGCTTAAAAGAAGGCGGCCGACTCATATCCATCACTAATCAGGGGGACGGACTTCCTGATCATATCAGATTCCATTTTGTATTTACAGAACCCAATGCACGCCAGTTGGATCATATCAGAGAAATGGTTGAAGCCGGTACATTAAAAGTTAATATTACTAAAGAGTATAACTTGGACAATATCAATGATGCCTTTAAACAAATAGAAACAGGGCATACTACCGGGAAGATTGTCGTTAAAATGTAG
- a CDS encoding T9SS type A sorting domain-containing protein, translating into MKALVPLLILLTWLCNTPVKAQNLIPPANVKPVQISPAIISFSWEYPAGGHQGFIVERRQAQHSDFQVIADLAAEIYSYTDNNIENGVSYQYRVKVYSATEESPYSKLIEGPPSIKLRLDDKQKIATRKLRGILDISGVPELDYMLVSGGDKYGAVKLGYDEYAVYTANPLLLSGSGYQYLHLTLKNFSVADWNHIEFRLNDKGGAVIGNYLNNVDSLGDGWFKVKIPLNAFMEQQNVQFISFPNTFGGDFALREVLIVGNEASLQWFGNKKYDNAIKENVEGQARLIFKSAGILIEEVHINVINENNLLERASMPYSPINMTLVPGENLLYAMMTDTNGTVYYSDTVSYTVAPGPVLEVVNISCSGSSDGSIDLTMSGGVPPYTFQWSNGASSEDISGLSAGFYHLEVTDSEGKKAFANTIVEQPNTLEASLQQEDCTNDTRSLSITGGKAPYTYSIDNSSFQPVGTSDKEVWRVTGRENVWYKGLEETDVDGEDNVYIAGNYSGAIYFGNHSVGVDGAEGIYLAGFSAKGDFAWGVTFIGGKIAEMVVDKDGNTVLAFNILYGEGTMITHNQKVTLKKNGYLVRFNKKGYLDWIKVMPRDISNVGVDGMNNIYAVGKRTTPFFNGNVFNNIKGPSDLYLAKYSPQGQLVWARNIWGRNGEINHGMHISNTGEVYLTGGYETDIHFDDLRLQSTHHMDIYVVKYNSKGQAVWAIRGGGANHDDFGRNITISPGGKVYVVAHFLSSSSSFGNASFEQPVLVLASINSSDGSINWAKPYVLIEGYPTFDKAYDIEAGFNGELHVTGEMAWSKISNGSGYEFYTGSYLLKFDTDGTMLQRKTLGEYTYGEVFSPLAATSDNHLVHSEYNSGLSLVKYGPSMQREIQIDPEINQFVEVKDANNCIFIINNLVQGAVSRPEVCSVTADAKGSGNQIFWSDPAKESSNSYAIYRAPRGSDNFEQIWTTSALENTFVDNQVNTDKHGYSYKVGAMNKCGVESLSDVHKTIYLKTVSKPIDRVHLSWEPYEGIGYSGYRILRGTTISEMELLAEVPVNTVNYIDAGLDEDTLYYRVSIISPVSCHIQADEFAGVSDDQRYINSNLAVVYRKHNDDKNDILFYPNPGTDRVSLKFNQSADHYQLTMIDNRGRVVRKMDGVQDDIIIDRGALPPGIYTVLLQGNSETPLRGVVIFH; encoded by the coding sequence ATGAAAGCGCTGGTACCCTTATTAATACTATTGACGTGGTTGTGTAATACACCCGTCAAGGCACAGAATTTAATTCCTCCGGCAAACGTTAAACCTGTTCAAATATCTCCGGCAATTATCTCATTTTCATGGGAATATCCGGCAGGTGGACATCAAGGCTTTATTGTTGAGCGCAGGCAGGCACAGCATAGTGATTTCCAGGTTATAGCAGACCTTGCGGCAGAAATATATAGTTATACAGACAATAATATTGAGAATGGAGTAAGCTATCAATACAGAGTAAAAGTTTACAGCGCTACGGAAGAGTCTCCATACAGTAAGTTAATAGAAGGGCCTCCCTCCATAAAACTGAGGTTGGATGATAAACAAAAGATTGCAACACGCAAACTTAGGGGTATTCTGGACATTTCAGGAGTGCCGGAGCTGGATTACATGCTGGTCAGCGGTGGTGATAAATATGGTGCTGTCAAACTTGGTTATGATGAGTACGCAGTATACACGGCCAACCCGCTCCTGCTGTCCGGCTCAGGATACCAGTACCTTCATTTAACTCTGAAGAATTTTTCCGTTGCAGATTGGAACCATATAGAATTTCGCCTAAACGATAAAGGAGGTGCCGTAATAGGAAACTACTTGAATAACGTTGATAGTCTTGGTGACGGTTGGTTTAAAGTAAAAATTCCATTGAATGCCTTTATGGAGCAGCAAAACGTTCAGTTCATTTCATTTCCGAATACTTTTGGTGGTGATTTCGCACTCAGAGAAGTGCTTATTGTTGGCAACGAGGCCTCTCTGCAATGGTTTGGAAACAAAAAATATGACAATGCTATTAAAGAAAATGTAGAAGGGCAAGCCAGATTGATATTTAAGTCGGCAGGTATATTAATAGAAGAAGTGCATATAAATGTAATCAACGAAAACAATCTTCTAGAGAGGGCTTCAATGCCGTATTCTCCCATTAATATGACTCTGGTGCCAGGGGAGAATTTGCTCTATGCGATGATGACCGATACTAATGGTACTGTTTACTATTCTGATACTGTCAGCTATACAGTTGCACCAGGTCCTGTGCTTGAGGTGGTTAATATAAGCTGTAGTGGAAGCTCTGATGGTAGTATCGATCTAACCATGTCCGGAGGAGTCCCTCCCTATACTTTTCAGTGGAGCAACGGAGCCTCCTCCGAAGATATTTCAGGATTATCAGCCGGCTTTTACCACCTGGAGGTAACAGATAGTGAAGGAAAGAAGGCCTTTGCAAATACCATTGTCGAACAACCTAATACTCTCGAAGCTAGTCTGCAGCAGGAGGATTGCACAAACGATACACGCAGTCTTAGCATTACAGGAGGTAAGGCACCCTACACCTATAGTATAGATAATAGTTCGTTTCAGCCTGTCGGTACCTCCGATAAGGAAGTCTGGCGGGTTACCGGCAGAGAGAATGTATGGTATAAAGGGCTGGAGGAGACGGACGTTGATGGTGAAGATAATGTATATATAGCAGGTAATTATAGTGGAGCTATATATTTCGGAAACCATAGTGTAGGTGTTGATGGTGCTGAAGGTATCTATCTGGCAGGGTTTAGTGCAAAAGGTGATTTTGCATGGGGAGTAACTTTCATAGGAGGAAAGATAGCAGAGATGGTTGTAGATAAAGATGGAAACACAGTGCTTGCATTTAACATTTTGTATGGAGAAGGAACCATGATAACGCATAATCAGAAAGTAACTCTAAAGAAAAATGGCTATCTGGTCCGGTTTAATAAGAAAGGTTATCTGGACTGGATTAAGGTCATGCCAAGGGATATTTCAAACGTAGGTGTCGACGGTATGAACAATATTTATGCGGTAGGAAAAAGGACAACACCCTTTTTCAATGGCAATGTTTTCAACAACATCAAAGGGCCATCAGACCTCTACCTGGCCAAGTATTCTCCACAAGGGCAATTGGTGTGGGCCAGAAATATATGGGGAAGGAATGGGGAGATTAATCACGGAATGCATATAAGTAATACTGGAGAAGTTTACCTTACCGGGGGGTATGAGACCGATATTCACTTTGATGATCTGAGGTTGCAAAGTACACATCATATGGATATATATGTAGTCAAATATAATTCAAAGGGGCAGGCAGTATGGGCCATCCGAGGAGGGGGTGCCAATCATGATGATTTTGGGAGAAACATTACTATTAGTCCTGGGGGTAAAGTGTATGTAGTTGCACATTTTTTGAGTAGCTCATCCAGTTTTGGTAATGCTTCTTTTGAGCAGCCGGTTTTGGTATTGGCCAGTATTAATAGCTCGGACGGATCCATAAATTGGGCGAAGCCATATGTGCTAATTGAAGGATACCCGACTTTTGATAAAGCTTATGATATTGAAGCAGGTTTTAACGGAGAGTTGCATGTAACAGGGGAAATGGCCTGGAGTAAGATTAGTAATGGGAGCGGGTATGAGTTTTACACTGGCAGTTATCTGCTGAAATTTGATACGGATGGTACAATGTTGCAAAGAAAAACCCTGGGAGAATATACCTATGGTGAAGTTTTTAGTCCTTTAGCTGCCACCTCTGATAATCACCTGGTGCATTCTGAATACAATTCCGGCCTCTCATTAGTGAAGTATGGGCCATCTATGCAGAGAGAAATACAGATTGATCCGGAAATAAATCAGTTCGTAGAGGTAAAAGATGCCAATAACTGTATTTTTATTATTAATAACCTCGTACAGGGTGCAGTCTCTCGCCCTGAGGTCTGCTCTGTAACGGCTGATGCTAAAGGCAGTGGCAACCAGATATTTTGGAGTGATCCGGCAAAAGAATCTTCGAATTCATATGCTATATACAGGGCACCGCGAGGTTCTGATAATTTTGAGCAAATATGGACAACATCGGCTTTGGAAAATACATTTGTGGATAATCAGGTAAATACTGATAAACATGGATATTCCTATAAAGTTGGGGCGATGAATAAATGCGGCGTTGAGTCGCTAAGTGACGTACATAAAACCATATATTTGAAAACAGTTTCCAAACCAATAGATCGGGTGCATCTTTCATGGGAGCCATATGAGGGAATAGGTTACAGCGGATACCGTATACTACGGGGCACGACTATATCTGAAATGGAGCTGCTGGCCGAAGTGCCTGTCAATACAGTTAATTATATCGATGCCGGTCTGGATGAGGATACGCTCTATTACAGAGTATCAATTATAAGCCCGGTCAGCTGTCATATACAGGCAGATGAATTCGCTGGAGTTTCTGATGATCAGCGATATATAAATTCCAATTTAGCAGTGGTTTACAGGAAACATAATGATGACAAAAACGATATTTTGTTTTACCCCAACCCGGGAACCGACCGCGTGAGCTTGAAATTTAATCAGTCGGCAGACCATTACCAGCTCACCATGATTGATAATAGAGGTAGAGTGGTGAGGAAGATGGACGGTGTGCAGGATGATATCATCATTGACAGAGGAGCTTTGCCACCAGGTATATATACAGTTTTATTACAGGGAAATTCGGAAACTCCTTTAAGGGGCGTAGTCATTTTTCACTAG
- a CDS encoding OmpA family protein, producing the protein MRFFTILLFYSISVPLFSQEDSVQQAQLYLQQANQIYSQQKEAIEIAKELYVQAANLDPANLEANWMAGSLYLETINKDEAVKYLLRIEALKPSYRFDLPYFIGRAYHYGLDFDKALEYYERYKRKLLGNRNYRGKDRVPLEKVNRSILECSNAKDIIGKPAQYSVIPLGENINSIWPDYAPVINKDETVMIFTSRRQEDNTTANVDKDNFYFEDVFISRKSGDSWGAAKNIGPPINTEYHDANIALSADGNRLYLYKDEQMGDIYYSDYENGQWSEPKFLTDKINSSIYSENAVSETSSSDVILYTSNRPGGEGGIDIYYCIKDEKGNWYKSKSLGAVINTKYDEDSPFLAHDGKTLYFSSSGHKGYGGYDIFRSVYDSASGEWSAPENLGYPINTPDDEIFFQMTADGRRGYFASVREGGIGFTDIFMIKYHGDKDHTPAVFLTKEQEQLFKTLEAEQLAQSNKFEEHELKLMDHTHKIFFNTDQSAIKDEHQAELDSIIRLVKKHDVLNIDIAGFASSDGNPRYNLELSHKRALIVLNYLVGKGIREERIVARGYGAIDEDTTPDQQRRADVRVVMKGTHGKSP; encoded by the coding sequence ATGAGGTTTTTTACAATTCTACTTTTTTATTCCATAAGCGTCCCGCTATTCTCCCAGGAAGATTCAGTTCAGCAGGCACAGCTTTATCTTCAGCAGGCCAACCAGATCTATAGCCAGCAAAAGGAGGCAATAGAAATAGCTAAGGAGCTGTATGTACAGGCTGCCAACCTTGACCCTGCTAATCTGGAAGCTAATTGGATGGCCGGCAGCCTGTACCTTGAAACCATCAACAAAGATGAGGCAGTGAAATACCTGCTACGTATTGAAGCACTTAAGCCGTCATACCGCTTTGACTTGCCTTATTTTATTGGTCGCGCGTATCATTACGGACTCGATTTTGACAAAGCATTGGAATACTATGAACGTTATAAACGTAAATTACTGGGCAATAGAAATTACAGAGGCAAAGACCGTGTGCCGTTGGAGAAGGTCAACAGAAGTATTCTGGAATGCTCTAATGCCAAAGATATTATTGGTAAACCCGCTCAATATTCAGTCATCCCACTGGGTGAAAATATCAATTCTATCTGGCCGGATTATGCACCCGTGATCAATAAGGATGAGACAGTAATGATCTTTACTTCAAGGAGGCAGGAAGATAACACCACGGCCAATGTAGATAAAGATAATTTCTATTTTGAGGATGTGTTTATATCCCGGAAGTCAGGTGATTCATGGGGAGCAGCAAAGAATATTGGCCCACCTATCAATACCGAATACCACGATGCCAATATAGCCTTGTCGGCAGATGGCAACAGACTGTACTTGTATAAAGATGAGCAAATGGGAGACATCTATTACTCTGACTATGAAAACGGACAATGGTCTGAGCCGAAATTTCTGACCGATAAAATTAACTCCTCCATTTACTCCGAGAATGCTGTATCCGAAACGTCCTCGTCTGACGTCATACTTTATACCAGCAACAGGCCGGGTGGCGAAGGGGGGATTGATATCTACTATTGTATAAAAGATGAAAAGGGAAACTGGTATAAGTCCAAGAGCCTGGGGGCTGTCATCAATACAAAGTATGATGAGGACAGTCCTTTTTTAGCACATGATGGTAAAACACTCTACTTCAGCAGTTCCGGTCACAAAGGCTATGGTGGCTATGATATTTTCCGGTCAGTATATGACAGTGCATCGGGTGAGTGGTCTGCTCCTGAAAATCTGGGTTATCCTATAAATACACCGGATGATGAAATATTCTTTCAAATGACAGCGGATGGCAGAAGGGGGTATTTTGCTTCCGTGAGAGAGGGGGGTATTGGCTTTACCGATATCTTTATGATCAAGTATCATGGCGATAAGGATCATACGCCTGCCGTATTTCTTACCAAAGAACAGGAACAACTTTTCAAGACCCTTGAAGCAGAGCAGCTGGCACAGTCTAATAAATTTGAGGAGCATGAATTGAAGCTGATGGATCATACCCATAAGATATTTTTTAATACAGACCAGTCGGCAATAAAAGATGAGCATCAGGCCGAACTGGATAGCATAATACGGCTGGTAAAGAAGCATGATGTGCTTAATATTGATATAGCTGGATTTGCCAGCTCTGACGGTAATCCACGTTACAACCTGGAGTTGTCTCACAAGCGGGCGCTAATAGTGCTTAATTACCTTGTAGGCAAGGGTATAAGAGAAGAGCGTATTGTGGCCAGAGGGTATGGTGCAATTGACGAAGATACTACTCCTGATCAACAGAGGCGGGCAGATGTCCGTGTGGTAATGAAAGGAACCCACGGTAAATCACCTTGA
- a CDS encoding metal ABC transporter permease — MEALQIILAGSLVAIACGLLGCFLVLRKMAMVGDAISHAVLPGIVLAFLFTGSRDSVTMLIGAGAIGILTTFLIEFFHKKGKLQTDASIGVTFTWLFAVGVILVSAFAGKVDLDQDCVLYGEIAYVPLDLWITDSGLVMGPRVLYITGTVLIILIAFIVLGYKELFLTTFDPGYASAIGISTAVWHYLLMGAVSLTTVASFESVGAILVVALLIAPPATAYMLTENLKKMLILTSVLGVFISAGGYYLAAWLDGSIAGAMASVAGLLFMLAFLFSPGNGVIYKSISRRSKPATDPS, encoded by the coding sequence ATGGAAGCATTACAGATAATATTAGCGGGATCATTAGTGGCCATAGCGTGTGGGCTGTTGGGTTGCTTTTTGGTGCTGAGGAAGATGGCAATGGTCGGAGATGCAATTTCCCATGCAGTGTTGCCGGGTATAGTACTGGCCTTTCTGTTTACAGGATCAAGAGACTCTGTCACTATGCTTATAGGTGCTGGTGCCATAGGTATACTGACCACTTTTCTCATTGAATTTTTTCATAAAAAAGGCAAACTACAGACCGATGCCTCTATCGGAGTAACTTTCACCTGGCTATTTGCAGTGGGTGTAATCCTGGTTTCAGCCTTTGCCGGTAAGGTGGATCTTGATCAGGACTGTGTACTTTACGGTGAAATTGCTTACGTGCCACTAGATCTGTGGATCACCGACTCGGGTCTTGTTATGGGGCCAAGGGTACTTTACATTACAGGAACAGTATTGATCATTTTGATCGCATTTATTGTCTTGGGCTACAAGGAGTTGTTTCTCACCACTTTTGACCCGGGTTATGCTTCCGCTATTGGTATATCAACAGCTGTATGGCATTATCTGCTTATGGGTGCGGTATCTTTAACTACCGTGGCTTCCTTCGAATCGGTAGGTGCCATACTGGTAGTGGCCCTGCTTATCGCGCCTCCGGCTACGGCTTATATGCTTACAGAGAATTTAAAGAAAATGCTTATTCTAACTTCGGTTCTCGGGGTATTTATCTCTGCCGGTGGATATTATCTGGCCGCCTGGCTTGATGGCTCAATTGCCGGAGCTATGGCTTCAGTGGCAGGATTGCTATTTATGCTGGCCTTTCTATTCAGCCCGGGCAATGGCGTGATTTATAAATCTATAAGCAGAAGAAGCAAACCTGCAACCGACCCTTCATAA